In one window of Chloroflexota bacterium DNA:
- a CDS encoding glycoside hydrolase, translating into MSHWRQFFCLTMTVVLLISCAPKPTPIPIVPTATPLPAIATPISEEPLYLSIIWHQHQPRYYKDPQTGIYSKPWVRCHATKDYYDMAAMLKKYPKIKATFNLTPSLIFQLQDLVAEAKDLYWVLAEKPAASLSEEEKIFILKRFFDANWDHVIRRYPRYQELLAKRGSDDSDATVQKALPNFTEQDFRDLQVWFNLAWFDPDFLAEEPLLSLVNKGKGFSEEDKTIIFAKALEVMEMVLPMHKELQDTGQIEVTFTPYTHPILPLLYDTNLALIGMPDAKLPERFSFPNDAIAQIQKGVAKYKELFGREPRGMWPAEGAVAQEIVKMVSDAGVIWMASGEQVLARSLGMDGFTRNSKDVVQEADRLYRPYYVQHGDGRPVGMVFRDLLISDKVGFTYSGMPGQEAAKDFMRRLRDIKVRLKEENAAGPHLVTVLLDGENAWEYYDNDGKEFLNALYQQLSEASDIVTITPSEYLQKFPEQRKIEKLWAGCWFTPDFSTWIGEDEENQAWNYLQKTRMMLINRRNAVSEKQFEEAMELMYFAEGSDWFWWYGSDQSVADERAFDTMFRQTLMDIYRTMGDGVPDWLYVPIMPPQPPVPTQEIAGLFTPVIDGVASEGEWAQAGYYLKSGGAMARAEDVISALYYGFDKKNIYLRIDGRSNWFTLAPDLTIAVYFSNPHAKQVNTFSRYGAVATPKTILGFGAAGEAAVRIQQGTVSAFYANALGYNQWEKETPLADAAVKGTAIELAVPFKNLTDLEAGDRINLYVVVSRALTDIDAAPLGGPALLVVPDISAITPILVIDDPEHDDYGPGSYTYPTDGVFLAQCFDGKQFVVGYDENNLVLIFSMYGPVANPWGSAVNLSVQAFDVYIDMDHQSGSGRRLLLPGRNAAVSSEDAWDYAVWVEGWTPGVFKLDAKGNPQKVDVSMKIVVDPPGRKVTVRVPKNAFSSWEPQRWGYLAVVLGQEGYPAAGVWRVRDVEAQSAQWRFGGAPADTNHTRIIDVFLPAGASPTQEELLSQYPASQEKDMDKLTPDDFALLPVLRVQ; encoded by the coding sequence ATGTCGCACTGGAGACAGTTCTTCTGTTTGACCATGACGGTGGTCTTGCTTATTAGCTGTGCGCCCAAACCTACCCCCATACCCATCGTGCCAACTGCAACGCCTTTGCCAGCTATAGCTACGCCAATCTCGGAAGAACCATTGTATCTGTCCATTATCTGGCACCAGCACCAACCACGTTACTACAAAGATCCCCAAACCGGCATTTACAGCAAACCTTGGGTACGCTGCCATGCCACCAAAGATTACTATGACATGGCTGCCATGCTGAAAAAGTACCCCAAGATCAAGGCAACCTTTAACCTGACACCGAGTCTGATCTTTCAACTGCAGGATTTGGTTGCAGAAGCCAAGGATCTCTATTGGGTGCTGGCTGAAAAACCGGCTGCTAGCCTAAGTGAAGAAGAGAAAATCTTTATCCTCAAGCGTTTCTTTGATGCTAATTGGGATCATGTCATTCGCCGTTATCCTCGCTATCAAGAGTTGTTGGCCAAGCGCGGCAGCGATGACAGCGATGCCACTGTGCAGAAAGCATTGCCCAACTTCACCGAACAAGATTTTCGTGACCTTCAGGTGTGGTTCAACTTAGCCTGGTTCGATCCCGATTTTCTGGCTGAGGAGCCATTGCTGAGCCTGGTGAACAAGGGGAAAGGCTTTAGCGAGGAAGACAAAACTATTATCTTTGCTAAAGCTTTGGAAGTGATGGAAATGGTCCTGCCTATGCATAAAGAACTGCAAGATACCGGGCAGATTGAGGTAACCTTCACGCCCTATACACATCCCATTCTGCCCTTGCTCTATGACACGAACCTAGCCCTGATCGGTATGCCTGATGCCAAACTGCCGGAACGTTTCTCTTTCCCTAACGATGCCATTGCGCAGATCCAGAAGGGAGTGGCCAAGTACAAGGAACTATTTGGCAGGGAGCCTCGCGGGATGTGGCCGGCAGAGGGAGCTGTCGCCCAGGAAATCGTGAAAATGGTTTCTGATGCCGGTGTTATTTGGATGGCTTCTGGAGAACAGGTGCTGGCCCGTTCCCTGGGAATGGATGGGTTTACTCGCAATAGCAAGGACGTTGTACAGGAAGCCGATCGGTTATATCGCCCCTACTATGTCCAACACGGCGATGGGCGCCCAGTGGGCATGGTTTTCCGCGACCTGCTTATCTCGGATAAGGTAGGCTTCACGTACAGTGGCATGCCTGGTCAGGAAGCGGCGAAGGATTTCATGCGCAGGTTGCGTGATATCAAGGTCCGTCTGAAGGAAGAAAATGCTGCCGGCCCGCATCTGGTCACTGTGCTGCTGGATGGAGAGAACGCTTGGGAATACTACGATAATGACGGCAAGGAGTTCTTGAACGCTTTGTACCAGCAATTGTCCGAGGCTTCGGATATTGTCACCATCACTCCCTCTGAGTATCTGCAAAAGTTTCCAGAGCAGCGCAAGATCGAAAAGCTCTGGGCAGGCTGCTGGTTTACACCGGACTTTTCCACTTGGATTGGGGAAGACGAAGAAAATCAGGCTTGGAACTACTTGCAGAAGACGCGGATGATGCTCATTAACCGGCGCAATGCGGTTTCCGAGAAGCAATTCGAGGAAGCCATGGAGTTGATGTACTTTGCCGAGGGCTCAGACTGGTTCTGGTGGTACGGCTCGGATCAGAGCGTAGCGGATGAGCGCGCTTTCGACACGATGTTCCGGCAGACGCTTATGGATATCTATCGCACGATGGGCGATGGCGTACCAGACTGGCTATATGTACCCATCATGCCACCACAACCTCCTGTGCCGACGCAAGAGATAGCCGGTTTGTTCACGCCTGTGATAGATGGTGTGGCCTCTGAAGGTGAGTGGGCGCAGGCTGGTTATTACCTCAAATCAGGGGGAGCCATGGCCCGCGCCGAGGATGTGATTTCCGCTCTATACTACGGCTTTGACAAGAAGAATATCTATCTGCGCATAGACGGGCGCAGCAATTGGTTTACGCTGGCTCCTGATCTCACCATCGCGGTTTACTTCTCGAACCCACACGCGAAACAAGTTAACACCTTCTCGCGCTATGGTGCTGTTGCCACTCCCAAAACTATCCTAGGGTTCGGTGCGGCTGGCGAAGCCGCAGTGCGCATCCAACAGGGCACAGTGAGTGCATTTTATGCCAATGCTCTGGGATACAATCAGTGGGAAAAAGAAACGCCACTGGCAGATGCTGCTGTCAAAGGGACAGCCATTGAATTGGCTGTGCCGTTCAAAAACCTAACAGATTTGGAGGCAGGCGATCGGATCAATCTGTACGTTGTCGTGAGTCGAGCGCTGACAGACATTGATGCAGCACCACTGGGTGGTCCAGCTTTGCTTGTTGTGCCCGATATCAGCGCTATCACACCCATTCTCGTCATTGACGATCCTGAACACGATGACTATGGCCCAGGAAGTTACACCTATCCTACCGATGGCGTGTTCTTGGCGCAGTGCTTCGATGGCAAGCAATTTGTTGTCGGCTACGATGAGAACAACCTCGTACTCATCTTCTCCATGTATGGCCCTGTTGCCAACCCTTGGGGTTCTGCCGTCAATTTGTCCGTGCAAGCATTCGATGTCTACATAGATATGGACCACCAATCTGGTTCAGGGCGACGGTTGCTGTTGCCTGGACGCAATGCTGCCGTTTCCAGCGAGGATGCCTGGGACTATGCGGTATGGGTAGAAGGCTGGACACCGGGAGTCTTCAAACTGGATGCAAAGGGCAACCCCCAGAAAGTAGATGTTTCCATGAAGATTGTTGTGGATCCTCCGGGCAGGAAGGTTACCGTACGTGTGCCCAAGAATGCATTCAGTAGCTGGGAGCCGCAGAGGTGGGGTTACTTAGCTGTTGTACTTGGTCAGGAGGGATATCCGGCTGCTGGGGTATGGCGCGTGCGCGACGTGGAAGCACAGAGTGCACAGTGGCGTTTCGGTGGAGCTCCGGCTGATACCAATCACACGCGTATCATTGATGTTTTCTTGCCTGCTGGAGCCTCTCCAACCCAAGAAGAATTGCTGAGCCAATACCCCGCTTCGCAGGAAAAGGATATGGACAAGCTCACACCGGACGATTTTGCACTACTCCCTGTGTTACGTGTGCAATAA
- a CDS encoding helix-turn-helix transcriptional regulator: MARLCNRLRELRARHDLTQEQLAQAVGVTRQTILSIEKGNYFPSVFLALRIAHVLQVPLEEAFWLEDEEDVEGV, from the coding sequence ATGGCTCGTTTATGTAATCGCTTAAGGGAATTACGCGCACGGCATGACTTGACGCAGGAACAATTGGCCCAAGCGGTTGGGGTTACCCGTCAGACAATCTTGTCCATCGAGAAAGGGAACTATTTCCCTTCTGTATTTCTGGCATTGCGCATTGCTCATGTGCTGCAGGTGCCGTTAGAGGAAGCCTTCTGGCTGGAAGACGAGGAGGATGTGGAAGGAGTATAA
- a CDS encoding ABC transporter ATP-binding protein, protein MTYAIETREITHYFDSLCAVNRVSLQVLSGTIFGFLGPNGAGKTTTLRLLLGLLELSGGSATVLGYDVATQADAIRAHSGVLLEHDGLYQRLTVLDNLEFFGRIYHLDKKVRQARIRELLEHLGIWEWRNADITKLSKGMRQKVAIARALLHRPSLVFLDEPSAGLDPVAAVALREDIQNLARKEGTTVFLTTHNLAEAEKICDMVGVIRQGQLIAMGTPEELRARTGKPTVAIYGRGFSTSAVEALRALSKVSSVFLHADHLQVELEPGAETAPLISLLVSEGAEVEEVRKGRGSLEEAFVTLMQEEQELGAM, encoded by the coding sequence ATGACATATGCCATTGAGACCAGAGAGATAACGCACTATTTTGATAGCCTCTGCGCGGTGAACCGGGTATCGTTACAGGTGCTAAGCGGGACCATCTTCGGCTTCCTGGGGCCCAACGGTGCAGGCAAGACCACGACTTTGCGTCTGCTGCTAGGTCTTCTAGAGCTAAGCGGTGGTTCGGCAACAGTGTTGGGATATGATGTTGCTACTCAGGCCGATGCAATCCGTGCGCACAGCGGCGTTCTGCTTGAACACGATGGTTTGTATCAGCGTTTGACCGTTTTGGATAATCTGGAATTCTTTGGTCGCATCTATCACCTGGACAAGAAAGTTCGCCAGGCACGCATTCGAGAACTTCTGGAGCATCTAGGCATATGGGAATGGCGCAACGCAGACATCACCAAGCTATCCAAGGGCATGAGACAGAAAGTCGCAATCGCTCGTGCCCTGCTGCACCGGCCTAGCCTAGTTTTCTTGGACGAACCATCAGCGGGTTTAGACCCGGTCGCGGCTGTCGCTCTACGCGAGGACATTCAGAACCTAGCGCGAAAGGAAGGGACGACCGTCTTTCTGACCACGCACAATCTGGCTGAGGCGGAGAAGATATGCGATATGGTCGGTGTCATCCGGCAGGGGCAACTCATTGCGATGGGCACCCCAGAAGAATTGCGAGCACGCACAGGCAAGCCAACGGTTGCAATTTACGGACGTGGTTTTAGCACCAGTGCGGTCGAGGCACTGCGCGCCCTATCCAAAGTGTCCTCTGTATTTCTGCATGCGGATCATTTGCAGGTAGAACTCGAACCAGGCGCAGAGACAGCGCCTTTGATCAGTTTGCTGGTCAGCGAGGGAGCTGAAGTGGAGGAAGTGCGCAAAGGTCGCGGCAGCCTGGAAGAGGCTTTTGTCACGCTCATGCAAGAAGAACAAGAATTGGGAGCAATGTAA
- the genX gene encoding EF-P lysine aminoacylase GenX encodes MNWRLASRKRALVIRAAVLQAIREFFIARGYLEVETPQRIPAPAPEAHIDAIPADGWFLQTSPELCMKRLLAAGYPRIFQICHCWREGERGSRHIPEFTMLEWYCAGSDYHGLMDECEALIQSVARRMGYGDKLVYQGKEVELSSPWPRLSVEESFSRYAKVSMAQALECDLFDEIMVRDIEPHLGVSQPAFLYDYPATRGALAHLRPDKPSVAERFELYIAGLELANGFSELTDAAEQRARFLRDETYRRSLGKRPYPIPEKFLAELGEMPPSAGIALGIDRLVMLFVDAASIDEVVAFTPEEL; translated from the coding sequence TTGAACTGGCGGTTGGCCAGTCGCAAGAGAGCGCTCGTGATACGAGCCGCCGTTCTACAGGCGATCCGAGAATTTTTCATCGCTCGTGGCTATCTGGAGGTGGAAACGCCACAGCGTATCCCTGCTCCAGCCCCCGAAGCACATATTGATGCCATTCCCGCTGACGGTTGGTTTCTACAGACTTCTCCTGAGCTATGCATGAAACGTCTGTTGGCGGCTGGCTATCCTCGTATCTTTCAAATCTGCCATTGCTGGCGGGAAGGGGAAAGAGGCAGCCGTCACATCCCCGAGTTCACCATGCTGGAGTGGTATTGTGCCGGCAGCGACTACCATGGCCTAATGGATGAATGCGAGGCGCTAATTCAGAGCGTGGCACGCAGAATGGGTTATGGGGATAAACTCGTTTACCAAGGGAAAGAGGTGGAGTTGAGTAGCCCATGGCCCCGGCTCTCGGTCGAAGAGTCCTTTTCCCGTTATGCAAAGGTTTCCATGGCCCAAGCTTTGGAATGTGATCTATTCGATGAGATCATGGTGCGAGACATCGAGCCTCACTTAGGAGTTAGCCAGCCTGCTTTCCTCTACGACTATCCGGCGACGAGAGGAGCGCTAGCACATTTGCGCCCTGATAAACCCTCCGTAGCCGAACGCTTCGAGCTCTACATCGCTGGACTGGAACTAGCCAATGGATTCTCTGAGTTGACGGATGCCGCGGAACAGCGAGCGCGTTTTCTACGGGATGAAACTTACCGCCGTTCGCTGGGGAAACGCCCTTATCCTATCCCGGAAAAGTTCCTTGCCGAATTGGGGGAAATGCCCCCATCGGCCGGCATAGCCTTGGGGATAGATAGGCTGGTCATGCTATTCGTAG
- a CDS encoding ABC transporter permease, protein MEDIMTIVWKELKELWHARGGMRSRLLSYLPLLLVFGVILPLQEREAWVNSPLAGIFSIVLPFILAGGAVADSFAGERERHTLETLLATRLSDRDIFLGKVLACVIYSITIVWASMLLSLIALNVARGTSRPFFYPGAVLIMIVFGTILSSLFIATIGVFISLRAPTARAAAQVFSVATLVLFVGGPLLLQALPASAKDTLLQILSTANLNLVGIVVGLVTLALDIILLAIGIARFQRRRLILED, encoded by the coding sequence ATGGAAGATATTATGACGATCGTGTGGAAGGAACTAAAAGAACTGTGGCATGCCAGAGGCGGGATGCGCTCGCGCTTGCTTTCCTACCTGCCCCTGTTGCTCGTATTTGGCGTTATCCTGCCATTACAGGAGCGCGAAGCCTGGGTCAACAGCCCACTGGCAGGAATTTTCTCCATTGTGCTGCCCTTTATCCTGGCAGGCGGAGCAGTTGCGGATAGCTTCGCGGGAGAGAGGGAACGCCACACCTTGGAAACGCTACTTGCCACCAGACTTTCCGACCGAGACATCTTCCTGGGCAAGGTACTTGCCTGCGTCATCTACAGCATTACTATAGTCTGGGCCTCTATGTTGCTCAGTCTAATTGCTCTGAATGTGGCCAGGGGGACTAGTCGCCCCTTCTTTTACCCCGGTGCGGTCTTGATCATGATCGTGTTCGGGACCATCCTAAGCAGTCTGTTCATTGCAACAATTGGCGTTTTCATCTCGCTGCGGGCGCCCACTGCCCGTGCAGCAGCGCAAGTGTTCAGCGTTGCCACGCTAGTGCTTTTCGTCGGTGGCCCGCTATTGTTGCAAGCCCTGCCGGCTTCAGCCAAGGATACTCTGCTGCAGATACTGAGCACTGCGAACTTGAACCTCGTAGGCATTGTAGTAGGCCTGGTAACGCTGGCTTTGGACATTATCTTATTAGCAATTGGCATTGCCCGCTTCCAGCGGAGACGGCTGATCTTGGAGGATTAG
- the efp gene encoding elongation factor P, with protein sequence MYTVSDLRKGLTITIDDEPYIVIAFEFTKPGKGQALYRTRLRNMVNGTIIDRTYRSGDTLEPAALEQRSMQYLYHEGGVYHFMDTQTYEQFGISEEALGDAKNYLIDNLTVDVLFFRGEPIGVNVPNFVNLRVVKSAPWAKGDTSSSDMKTVTVETGYELRVPPFVNEGDLIQIDTRTGTYVTRVKE encoded by the coding sequence ATGTACACAGTTTCAGATTTGCGCAAAGGACTGACTATCACTATTGATGACGAACCGTATATCGTGATCGCATTCGAGTTCACCAAACCAGGTAAGGGACAAGCGCTCTACCGCACCCGCCTGCGCAACATGGTGAATGGAACGATTATTGACCGTACCTACCGCTCAGGCGATACACTGGAGCCTGCCGCGCTGGAACAGCGAAGCATGCAGTACCTGTACCACGAAGGCGGCGTGTACCACTTCATGGATACTCAAACGTATGAGCAGTTTGGCATCAGCGAAGAAGCACTGGGGGATGCGAAGAACTATCTGATTGACAATCTCACGGTGGATGTGCTCTTCTTCCGTGGGGAACCTATCGGGGTTAATGTCCCTAATTTTGTCAATCTGCGCGTGGTGAAATCTGCGCCTTGGGCAAAAGGGGATACCTCTAGTTCCGATATGAAAACCGTCACCGTGGAAACGGGATACGAGCTCCGCGTTCCTCCTTTTGTTAACGAAGGCGATCTGATTCAGATTGACACCAGGACAGGCACGTACGTGACCAGGGTCAAGGAGTAG